Proteins found in one Quercus robur chromosome 2, dhQueRobu3.1, whole genome shotgun sequence genomic segment:
- the LOC126712976 gene encoding caffeic acid 3-O-methyltransferase-like, with translation MGSLENKVTPTLSVSEDDKACLQAILVSSAQIFSCVLNAAFELDLFGIIARAGPAACITTSEIASQLPTKDSDSDTPSRLDRMLRVLVSHSLLTCSIHTLEDGRVERLYGLTPTSYFFVEKDDGSSLASLSAFVSHRAFWETSLRMKHAILEGGNQFQRVHGKSLFQYMDKDPAFNILFNKSMADLSTIALSKILEIYQGFVGLTSLVDVGGGTGKCLSMVISKYPSIKGINFDLPHVIQSAQYYPGIEHVGGDMFHNVPKGDAIVMKNILHDWNDENCKKLLRTCYKALPDNGKVVIIELLMPEATVSSMASQYISRLDVSMLLNLEGQERTEKEFEALCKESGFSNFQVVFCAYALWAVMEFHK, from the exons ATGGGTTCCTTAGAAAACAAAGTTACACCCACACTTAGTGTTAGTGAAGATGATAAGGCATGCCTCCAGGCTATCCTAGTCTCCAGTGCCCAAATATTTTCTTGTGTCCTAAATGCAGCCTTTGAGCTTGACCTGTTTGGAATTATTGCTAGAGCAGGCCCTGCTGCTTGTATCACAACTTCTGAAATTGCTTCTCAGCTTCCAACAAAGGACTCTGATTCTGATACACCTTCTAGGTTGGATCGCATGTTGCGAGTCCTTGTTAGTCACTCCCTTTTGACATGCTCTATCCACACACTAGAAGATGGTAGGGTTGAGAGACTTTATGGACTCACACCAACCTCTTACTTCTTTGTTGAAAAAGATGATGGCAGTTCCCTGGCTTCTCTTTCAGCTTTCGTTTCTCACCGAGCCTTTTGGGAGACCAG CCTACGGATGAAGCATGCCATTCTTGAAGGTGGTAATCAATTTCAGAGAGTGCATGGAAAGTCCTTGTTCCAATATATGGACAAGGATCCAGCTTTCAACATACTTTTCAACAAGAGCATGGCTGATCTTTCCACAATAGCCCTGTCAAAAATTCTTGAGATATACCAAGGCTTTGTGGGGCTAACATCATTGGTTGATGTCGGGGGCGGAACTGGGAAGTGCCTAAGCATGGTCATTTCCAAGTACCCTTCCATTAAAGGCATTAACTTTGACTTGCCTCATGTGATACAAAGCGCACAATATTATCCTG GTATTGAGCACGTGGGAGGAGATATGTTTCACAATGTACCTAAAGGGGATGCAATTGTAATGAAG AATATACTCCATGACTGGAATGATGAAAACTGCAAGAAACTTTTGAGGACCTGCTATAAAGCACTACCAGATAATGGGAAGGTAGTTATTATTGAACTACTCATGCCAGAAGCTACAGTGTCAAGTATGGCTTCTCAATATATCTCTCGTCTTGACGTTAGCATGTTGTTGAACCTTGAAGGCCAGGAGAGAACGGAGAAAGAATTTGAGGCTTTGTGCAAGGAATCCGGATTTTCAAACTTTCAAGTTGTTTTCTGTGCTTATGCTCTTTGGGCAGTCATGGAGTTCCATAAATAA